A part of Myxococcus landrumus genomic DNA contains:
- a CDS encoding bifunctional 3-(3-hydroxy-phenyl)propionate/3-hydroxycinnamic acid hydroxylase — translation MALETVDVVIVGCGPVGAMAANLLGLRGVRTLVVEKELSAHGQSRAISTDDEAQRIFQSAGLEGELAPGFNPCRTLRYIDDDLRSLAEVDFSKVDAPLGHDLGAFIQQPRVEMAMRRGLARFEHVRLWLGHEVESFTEDTEGLTVRMRECTSGQAVEVRARYLLACDGARSFIRRTLDLKLEGTTALEHCLAITVNVKSPEPGCANYLCGPTRRGFIAPTALDEMRLDIVLDEDADLEAVRRPEHVRSIVAHYVGTEAMTFASINVHSYHSRIVDRWRVGRTFLLGDAAHLMPPFLGQGLCAGFRDAANLTWKLARVLEGSVDASLLDTYEQERRGHVANIIESSDAMGRVMMRGGQVVARLRNLLIQALYHLPVTGAFIRQFKARPTFALEKGFLLGGQRGRSAPEGTYFPQPRVEKAPGERVLLDRVLGDDFAVLTRPGATEETRRQAHALAAELGVRAWSVKSPARTGEPPADALVDTEGRLEAWFSRYKADVVVLRPDRYVYGIAAGTSVDSLRLSLKGVIRPRVSGDGAGIRQAG, via the coding sequence GTGGCTCTTGAGACCGTGGATGTCGTCATCGTCGGGTGTGGGCCGGTGGGCGCCATGGCCGCCAACTTGCTGGGGCTCCGAGGTGTGCGAACGCTCGTGGTGGAGAAGGAGCTGTCCGCGCACGGACAATCCCGCGCCATCAGCACCGATGACGAGGCGCAGCGCATCTTCCAGTCGGCCGGGCTGGAAGGCGAGCTGGCGCCCGGCTTCAACCCCTGCAGGACGCTCCGGTACATCGACGATGACCTGCGCTCGCTCGCGGAAGTGGACTTCTCGAAAGTCGACGCGCCGTTGGGGCATGACCTGGGGGCCTTCATCCAGCAGCCGCGCGTGGAGATGGCGATGCGGCGGGGCCTCGCGCGCTTCGAGCACGTGAGGCTGTGGCTGGGCCACGAGGTCGAGTCCTTCACGGAGGACACCGAGGGGCTCACGGTGCGGATGCGCGAGTGCACCAGCGGCCAGGCGGTGGAGGTGCGGGCGCGCTACCTGCTGGCGTGCGACGGCGCGCGCAGCTTCATCCGCCGCACGCTGGACCTGAAGCTGGAGGGCACCACCGCGCTGGAGCACTGCCTGGCCATCACGGTGAACGTGAAGTCGCCGGAGCCCGGCTGCGCCAACTACCTGTGTGGGCCGACCCGCCGCGGCTTCATCGCGCCGACGGCGCTGGACGAGATGCGCCTCGACATCGTCCTGGATGAAGACGCGGACCTGGAGGCGGTGCGGCGGCCCGAGCACGTGCGCTCCATCGTCGCGCACTACGTCGGGACGGAGGCGATGACCTTCGCCTCCATCAACGTGCACTCGTACCACAGCCGCATCGTGGACCGCTGGCGGGTGGGGCGCACCTTCCTCCTGGGAGACGCGGCGCACTTGATGCCGCCGTTCCTGGGGCAGGGCTTGTGCGCGGGGTTTCGCGACGCGGCGAACCTGACCTGGAAACTGGCGCGGGTGCTGGAGGGGAGCGTGGACGCGTCACTCCTGGACACGTATGAGCAGGAGCGGCGCGGACACGTCGCGAACATCATCGAGAGCTCGGACGCGATGGGCCGGGTGATGATGCGGGGAGGCCAGGTGGTGGCGCGGCTGCGCAACCTGCTCATCCAGGCGCTCTACCATCTGCCCGTCACGGGGGCGTTCATCCGCCAGTTCAAGGCGAGGCCCACCTTCGCCCTGGAGAAAGGCTTCCTCCTGGGCGGCCAGCGAGGAAGGAGCGCGCCCGAAGGCACGTACTTCCCCCAACCGCGCGTGGAGAAGGCCCCGGGCGAGCGGGTGCTGTTGGACCGGGTGTTGGGGGATGACTTCGCCGTGCTCACGCGGCCAGGGGCCACAGAAGAGACGCGGCGCCAGGCGCACGCGCTGGCCGCGGAGCTGGGAGTGCGCGCATGGTCGGTGAAGTCCCCGGCGCGCACGGGTGAGCCTCCGGCGGACGCCCTCGTGGACACCGAGGGCCGGCTGGAGGCGTGGTTCTCACGCTACAAGGCAGACGTGGTGGTGCTTCGTCCAGACCGCTATGTGTATGGCATTGCGGCTGGGACTTCGGTGGACTCGCTCCGCCTTTCATTGAAAGGCGTCATCCGTCCTCGCGTGAGTGGCGACGGAGCGGGGATCCGTCAAGCCGGCTGA